A portion of the Motacilla alba alba isolate MOTALB_02 chromosome 19, Motacilla_alba_V1.0_pri, whole genome shotgun sequence genome contains these proteins:
- the NUP88 gene encoding nuclear pore complex protein Nup88 has product MAAECGPAEQWRAALPQHALFGRLRERAPAAPRPPRLRDLLCGLGSDLLLWDGPAAALLAIGLRRLGTAADPAALGRYQTLLCINPPLFDVHQTLLSPAQHHVALIGTKGLMVLELPKRWGKNSEFEGGKSTVNCSTIPIAERFFTSSTSLTLKHAAWYPCDTMEPHIVLLTSDNTIRFYSLKVPHTPIKVIVLSDTEEETLTIKTGRAYTASLGETAVAFDFGPQVPVPKHILGQRGSEEVLGYPLYILYENGETFLTYISLLQSTGSLGKLLGPLPMHPAAEDNYGYDACAVLCLPCVPNILVIATESGMLYHCVVLDGEEDDEQSEKSWDPRSDLIPSLYVFECVELELALKLATGDEEDPLESDFSCPIKLHRDPKCPSRYHCTHEAGVHSVGLTWINKLHKFLGSDEEDKDSLQELGAEQKCFVEHILCTKPLPCRQPAPIRGFWIVSDVLGPTMICITNSYECITRPLLSTVHPASPPLLCTREDKDLAVSPLRIVAESEHSFEKHIQGILQRSSANPLHLKSADKDAAPPPEECLQLLSRATQVFREEYILKQDLAKEEIQQRVKLLWGQKKKQLEDLNYCREERKSLREMAERLADKYEEAKEKQEDIMNRMKKVLRSFHSQLPVLSDTEKDMKKELQTIHDQLQHLSNAIRQVKMKKEYQQKQMEKGRSPRKPSINLSAYQSKCIQAVLREEGEHIREMVKQINDIRSHVNF; this is encoded by the exons ATGGCGGCCGAGTGCGGCCCGGCGGAGCAGTGGCGCGCGGCGCTGCCGCAGCACGCGCTGTTCGGCCGCCTCCGCGAGcgcgcgcccgccgccccccgcccgccgcggctCCGCGACCTCCTGTGCGGGCTGGGCTCCgacctgctgctctgggacGGGCCCGCCGCCGCCCTGCTCGCCATCGGCCTGCGCCGCCTCGGCACCGCCGCCGACCCCGCCGCGCTCGGCCGCTACCAG acTCTTCTGTGCATAAACCCGCCCCTTTTCGACGTGCACCAGAcgctgctgagccctgcccagcaccatgTGGCGCTCATTGGTACCAAGGGGCTCATGGTCCTGGAGCTGCCCAAACGCTGGGGCAAGAATTCTGAGTTTGAAGGTGGGAAATCCACGGTGAACTGCAG CACCATTCCTATTGCGGAACGGTTCTTCACCAGCTCGACATCCCTGACTCTGAAGCATGCAGCCTGGTACCCCTGCGACACCATGGAGCCCCACATTGTGCTCTTGACATCAGATAACACCATCAG GTTCTACAGTCTGAAGGTGCCTCACACACCCATCAAAGTGATTGTGCTTTCAGACACCGAGGAGGAGACTCTTACCATCAAAACAGG GAGAGCCTACACAGCGTCCCTGGGCGAGACGGCCGTGGCCTTCGACTTCGGGCCGCAGGTGCCGGTGCCGAAGCACATCCTGGGCCAGCGCGGCAGCGAGGAGGTGCTGGGCTACCCCCTGTACATCCTCTATGAGAATGGAGAGACCTTCCTCACCTACATCAGCCTGCTCCAGAG CACGGGCAgcctggggaagctgctgggcCCCCTGCCCATGCACCCGGCCGCCGAGGACAACTACGGCTACGACGCCTGCGCcgtgctgtgcctgccctgcgTTCCAAACATCCTGGTCATCGCCACCGAGTCGGGAATGCTCTACCACTGCGTGGTGCTGGATGGAGAAGAGGACGATGAGCAG TCAGAGAAGTCCTGGGACCCAAGATCAGATCTTATTCCTTCCCTGTATGTGTTTGAATGTGTTGAGCTGGAACTTGCACTGAAACTGGCAACAGGAGACGAGGAAGATCCTTTGGAATCTGACTTCTCTTGCCCAATCAAGCTGCACCGAG ATCCCAAATGTCCCTCTAGGTACCACTGCACTCACGAAGCTGGTGTCCACAGTGTGGGCTTGACATGGATCAATAAACTGCACAAATTCCTTGGTTCAG ATGAGGAAGACAAAGACAGTTTAcaagagctgggagcagaacaGAAGTGCTTTGTTGAACATATTCTTTGTACAAAACCACTGCCATGCag gcagcctgctccaatTAGAGGATTTTGGATCGTTTCTGATGTCCTGGGGCCCACAATGATTTGCATCACTAACAGCTATGAGTGCATTACAAGGCCTCTCTT GAGCACTGTCCAtcctgcctcccctcccctgctgtgcACCAGAGAGGACAAGGACCTGGCCGTGTCCCCGCTGCGCATCGTGGCCGAGTCGGAGCATTCCTTTGAGAAGCACATCCAGGGCATCCTGCAGCGCAGCTCTGCCAACCCCCTGCACCTCAA GTCTGCAGATAAAGATGCTGCTCCTCCCCCTGAAGAATGccttcagctcctcagcagagccacCCAGGTGTTCAGAGAGGAATATATACTGAAACAGGACCTGGCAAAAGAGGAGATTCAGCAAAG AGTgaagctgctgtggggacagaaaaagaaacaactggaGGATCTGAATTACTGTCGAGAGGAGAG GAAAAGTTTGCGGGAAATGGCCGAGCGCTTGGCTGATAAGTATGAGGAAGCCAAAGAGAAGCAAGAAGACATCATGAACAG GATGAAGAAAGTCCTTCGGAGTTTCCACTCTCAGCTTCCTGTTCTATCCGACACTGAGAAAGACATGAAGAAGGAACTGCAGACAATCCATgaccagctgcagcacctgagcAATGCTATCAGACAG gtgaaaatgaaaaaggaatacCAACAGAAACAGATGGAGAAGGGACGCAGCCCCCGCAAACCCAGCATCAACCTCAGTGCCTACCAGAGCAAGTGCATCCAGGCTGTCCTGAGAGAGGA GGGAGAGCACATCCGGGAGATGGTGAAACAGATCAACGACATCAGGAGCCACGTGAACTTCTGA
- the RPAIN gene encoding RPA-interacting protein encodes MAAPVQGRRARYKSPGGPPWRETYRRPRLPPAPVPAVSRRAGADGPGALPSPQRCMERLRSSRAKLLDRYRQAGDGACGAAPGALLVQEVMEQEWQELRDRLPGLRGEQPMEQVLEDPDELAVLEEIQQELILQEQLVFEEYERSLRFDEECLNAMLDSLDASDRVICPVCRKNNLTVKAHLVCCQCGLYISTQDMTEGKLRSLLESTLTEHSQRCLHSPEFTVTSGMEEEASLLMSCPVSVNARFLERIPA; translated from the exons ATGGCGGCGCCGGTGCAGGGGCGCCGAGCGCGGTACAAGAGCCCCGGCGGGCCGCCCTGGAGGGAGACGTACCGCAGG CCGCggctccccccagccccggtTCCCGCCGTGTCCCGCCGAGCCGGCGCTGACGGCCCCGGCGCTCTCCCGTCCCCGCAGCGCTGCATGGAGCGCCTGAGGAGCAGCCGGGCCAAGCTGCTGGATCGCTACCGCCAGGCCGGGGACGGGGCgtgcggggcggccccgggcgcGCTGCTGGTGCAGGAGGTGATGGAGCAGGAATGGCAGGAGCTGCGGGACAGGCTGCCCGGCCTCCGCGGAGAGCAGCCCATGGAGCAG GTGCTGGAGGACCCTgatgagctggcagtgctggaagagATCCAACAAGAGCTGATCTTGCAAG AGCAGTTGGTTTTCGAGGAGTACGAGCGGAGCCTGCGCTTCGATGAGGAATGTCTCAACGCCATGCTGGACAGCCTGGATGCCTCTGACAGGGTCATCTGCCCAGTATGTAGGAA GAATAACCTGACTGTGAAGGCTCACTTGGTTTGTTGCCAGTGTGGATTGTACATCAGCACACAG GATATGACAGAAGGGAAGCTTCGGTCACTGCTGGAAAGCACCTTGACAGAGCACAGTCAGAGGtgcctgcacagccctgagTTCACAGTCACCAGTGGCATGGAGGAGGAAGCCAGTCTGCTGATGAGCTGCCCGGTGAGTGTTAATGCCAGGTTCCTGGAAAGGATCCCTGCTTGA
- the LOC119709667 gene encoding complement component 1 Q subcomponent-binding protein, mitochondrial, with translation MLLARSLRAAAAAALRPPLPAPRRPLSSAARRALLPPPAAAPALARSLWQLGGGAGRTALLRPRRGSAGRVSCGCGGLHTEGDKAFAQFLTDEIKEEKKIQKHKSLPKVSGGWELEVHGTEAKLVRKIAGEKITVTFNINNSIPPSAEEDTQEQQKPDEQEPELTSTPNFVVEVIKDDTKQTLVLDCHFPEDEIGHEGEEESDIFTIREVSFQPTGEADWKDTNYTLNTDSLDWALYDHLMDFLADRGVDNTFADELIELSTALEHQEYIKFLEDLKSFVKCQ, from the exons ATGCTGCTCGCCCGCTCCctgcgcgccgccgccgccgccgcgctgcgcccgccgctccccgcgccgcgccgcccgctcAGCTCGGCGGCCCGGCGCGCCctgctgccgccgcccgccgccgcgccggccCTGGCGCGCTCGCTGTGGCAGCtgggcggcggcgcggggcggaCGGCGCTGCTGCGGCCGCGGCGGGGCTCGGCCGGCCGCGTGTCCTGCGGCTGCGGCGGTCTGCACACCGAGG GAGACAAAGCCTTTGCGCAGTTCCTGACAGACGAGAtcaaggaggagaagaagatcCAGAAGCACAAGTCCTTGCCCAAGGTCTCCGGGGGTTGGGAGCTGGAGGTGCACGGCACGGAGGCCAAGCTGGTGCGGAAGATCGCGGGGGAAAA GATAACGGTTACATTCAACATCAATAACAGCATCCCACCCTCGGCTGAAGAAgacacacaggagcagcagaaacctGATGAGCAGGAG CCTGAACTTACATCAACTCCAAACTTTGTTGTGGAAGTAATAAAAGATGATACAAAACAGACCCTTGTGCTTGACTGCCATTTCCCTGAAGATGAG ATTGGACAcgaaggagaggaagaaagtgATATTTTCACAATTCGGGAGGTCAGCTTCCAGCCCACTGGAGAAGCTGACTGGAAGGACACCAACTACACCCTCAACACGGATTCCCTTGACTGG GCTCTCTACGATCACCTGATGGATTTCCTGGCTGACAGAGGAGTGGACAACACCTTTGCTGATGAGTTAATagagctcagcactgccctggagcaccaggagtACATCAAATTCCTTGAAGACCTTAAAAGCTTTGTCAAATGTCAGTAG
- the DHX33 gene encoding ATP-dependent RNA helicase DHX33, whose amino-acid sequence MAAAAGLQLPGCSAQRRAVAPALRRGARAARLRRGAAGAPGPSGPGPRGAMAPDREAPPAKRFKAAGPGTQPQSAAPPAHVQRRSLPISGARGPLLARLRRLDTAILIGETGSGKTTQLPQYLYEVGIGHPGVIAVTQPRRVAAVTLAARVAEEKRTELGKLVGYTVRFDDCSCAETRIRFLTDGMLLREAIGDPLLHKYSVAILDEAHERTIHTDVLFGVVKAAQRKRKERGLRPLKVIVMSATMDVDLFSQYFNGAPVIYLEGRQHPIDIFYTKERQSDYLQAALVSIFQIHQEAPACQDILVFLTGQEEIEAMTKTCRDVAQHLPEGCPRMTVLPLYASLPHSQQLRAFKSTPEGCRKVILSTNIAETSITIAGIKFVVDTGMVKAKKYSPETGLEVLAVQQVSKAQAWQRTGRAGRQDSGICYRLYTEEDFEKFEEMTTPEIQRCNLASVVLQLLALKIPNVLTFDFMSKPSPDAIQAAIDQLDLLGAVTQKEDQLVLTPLGKKMAAFPLDPKFSKAILLSPKFHCAEEILTIVALLSVDSVLHNPPAQRDEVQAVRKKFISSEGDHLTLLNVYRAYKNVSGHKGWCRENFINGRNMKLMAEVRAQLRDICVKLSMPLESCRGDTGSVRRCLAHSLFMNAAELRPDGSYGTLDSQQVVAIHPSSVLFQCKPACVVYTGLLRTNRCYMRDLCLVDAEWLHEAAPEYFRRKLRTAKS is encoded by the exons atggcggcggcggcgggactACAACTCCCAGGATGCTCCGCGCAGCGTCGCGCCGTGGCGCCAGCCCTGCGCCGGGGAGCCCGTGCAGCGCGGCTccggcggggagcggccggAGCCCCGGGACCGAGCGGGCCGGGACCGCGAGGGGCGATGGCTCCGGACAGAGAGGCGCCTCCGGCCAAGCGGTTCAAGGCTGCTGGCCCCGGCACGCAGCCCCAgagcgccgcgccgcccgcacACGTGCAGCGGCGCTCCCTGCCCATCTCCGGAGCCCGCGGGCCGCTGCTGGCCCGGCTCCGCCGCCTCGACACCGCCATCCTCATCG GAGAAACGGGCTCGGGGAAGACCACTCAGCTCCCCCAGTACCTGTACGAGGTGGGGATTGGCCACCCTGGTGTCATCGCTGTGACCCAGCCCCGGAGGGTGGCAGCTGTCACCCTGGCTGCCAGAGTTGCTGAGGAGaagaggacagagctggggaagctg gTTGGCTACACGGTGCGCTTCGACGACTGCTCGTGTGCCGAGACCAGGATCCGGTTCCTGACGGACGGCATGCTGCTGCGCGAGGCCATCGGGGACCCTCTGCTGCACAAGTACAGCGTGGCCATCCTGGACGAGGCCCACGAGAGGACCATCCACACCGATGTGCTCTTTGGAGTGGTCAAAGCTGCTCAAAGGAAGCGAAAGGAGCGGGGCCTGCGGCCACTGAAA GTGATTGTCATGTCAGCCACGATGGATGTGGACCTGTTCTCCCAGTACTTCAATGGAGCTCCTGTCATCTATCTGGAGGGCCGGCAGCATCCCATTGACATCTTCTACACCAAGGAGAGGCAGAGTGACtacctgcaggcagcactggtgTCCATCTTCCAAATCCACCAG GAAGCCCCTGCATGCCAGGACATCCTGGTGTTCCTGACTGGTCAGGAAGAAATTGAAGCAATGACCAAAACCTGTCGAGACGTTGCCCAGCATCTCCCCGAGGGCTGCCCACGCATGACAGTGCTGCCCCTTTATGCTTCTCTGCCCCACTCCCAACAACTCCGTGCCTTTAAATCTACCCCTGAG ggCTGTCGCAAAGTGATCCTCTCCACTAACATCGCAGAAACCTCCATCACCATTGCTGGCATAAAATTCGTTGTGGACACAGGCATGGTCAAAGCCAAGAAGTACAGCCCTG AAACTGGTCtggaggtgctggcagtgcagcaGGTGTCCAAGGCCCAGGCTTGGCAGCGCacgggcagagcagggagacaggaCAGTGGCATCTGCTACCGGCTCTACACTGAGGAGGACTTTGAGAAGTTTGAGGAAATGACAACACCTGAGATTCAGAG GTGTAACCTGGCCAGTGTGGTgcttcagctcctggccctgaaAATTCCCAATGTGCTCACCTTTGACTTCATGTCCAAACCATCTCCTG ATGCTATTCAAGCAGCAATTGATCAGCTGgacctgctgggagctgtgacCCAAAAGGAAGATCAGCTTGTCCTGACCcccctgggaaagaaaatggcaGCCTTTCCGCTGGACCCAAAGTTCTCCAAG GCCATCCTCCTGTCGCCCAAGTTCCACTGTGCAGAGGAGATCCTGACCATCGTGGCACTGTTATCAGTGGACAGTGTCCTCCACAACCCCCCTGCCCAGCGGGATGAGGTGCAGGCTGTCAGGAAGAAATTCATCTCCAGTGAGGGGGATCATCTGACCCTGCTCAACGTGTACAGGGCCTACAAGAATGTCAGCGGGCACAAG ggatggtgcAGAGAGAACTTTATCAATGGCAGGAACATGAAGCTGATGGCAGAAGtgagagctcagctcagggACATCTGTGTAAAG CTGTCGATGCCCCTGGAGTCGTGCCGCGGGGACACGGGCAGCGTGCGGCGCTGCCTGGCGCACAGCCTGTTCATGAACGCGGCCGAGCTGCGGCCGGACGGCTCCTACGGCACGCTGGACTCTCAGCAGGTGGTGGCCATCCACCCCTCGTCGGTGCTGTTCCAGTGCAAGCCGGCCTGCGTGGTGTACACGGGGCTGCTGCGCACCAACCGCTGCTACATGCGCGACCTGTGCCTGGTGGACGCCGAGTGGCTGCACGAGGCCGCGCCCGAGTACTTCCGCAGGAAGCTCCGCACGGCCAAGAGCTGA